The following proteins are encoded in a genomic region of Aptenodytes patagonicus chromosome 13, bAptPat1.pri.cur, whole genome shotgun sequence:
- the LOC143166480 gene encoding uncharacterized protein LOC143166480, translating to MVQDQTLLDIASITRLAPGESPSPQPFEQRDKNLAISCSSPFGARTIPASCPASPRLSLTPSSAKPQQYSDSSPVSPGINATSFYTFRPHTAQNIRASASDHTLTPTRKSTRPPATMTPEDSSQSPGYSKTGLKNAGKGFESDLEDPDHERRFVTAKEFQAMEKELEDVKEELKCLKWKVRHIGETVQPLAEDSKRYNGYTLTELKAMVQFEDDPYKAAHKILTALFSDVYLLQHSVTEQACNSRSLPKPKIDPELYTVYCDILKSIFPGISSQTLREETQHVQKSTQKEVQ from the exons ATGGTTCAGGATCAAACCCTGCTGGACATTGCTTCCATCACTAGATTGGCCCCAGGAGAATCACCGAGCCCTCAGCCATTTGAGCAAAGAGATAAAAATTTAGCAATATCATGTTCCAGCCCATTCGGAGCAAGGACTATTCCAGCATCttgcccagccagccccaggctCAGTCTAACACCCAGCTCAGCCAAGCCACAGCAATACTCTGACTCCTCTCCAGTCAGTCCAGGGATCAATGCAACTTCCTTCTATACCTTTCGTCCTCACACAGCACAAAACATACGAGCTTCAGCATCAGATCACACACTGACCCCAACCAGGAAAAGCACAAGGCCTCCAGCAACAATGACTCCTGAAGATAGTTCCCAGTCTCCTGGCTATTCTAAAACTGGATTAAAGAATGCAGGAAAGGGTTTTGAATCAGATCTGGAAGATCCTGATCATGAAAG GAGATTTGTAACCGCGAAGGAATTCCAAGCCATGGAGAAAGAACTAGAGGATGTAAAAGAAGAACTGAAATGCCTGAAGTGGAAAGTGAGACACATTGGTGAGACTGTGCAGCCCCTGGCCGAAGACAGCAAGCGTTACAACGGCTATACCCTGACGGAGCTCAAGGCAATGGTGCAGTTCGAAGATGACCCTTACAAGGCTGCACACAAGATCCTAACTGCGCTCTTCAGCGATGTCTACTTGCTACAGCACTCAGTCACTGAACAGGCCTGCAACTCCCGATCTCTGCCCAAGCCCAAAATAGATCCAGAGCTGTACACAGTGTACTGTGACATTCTGAAAAGCATATTCCCTGGAATTAGCAGCCAGACCTTGAGGGAAGAGACACAACACGTGCAGAAAAGCACCCAGAAAGAAGTGCAATAA